A genomic stretch from Erigeron canadensis isolate Cc75 chromosome 9, C_canadensis_v1, whole genome shotgun sequence includes:
- the LOC122582119 gene encoding auxin efflux carrier component 7-like: MINFGDLYSVLTAVVPLYVTMFLAYASVKWNIFSPQQCGGINRFVAIFAVPLLSFEFISRINPYKMNLKFIAADCVSKILTLIVLFLWTNLSKKGTLDWAITIFSLSTLPNTLVMGIPLLKSMYGDDKESIMVQAIVLQCIIWYTLLLFLFEYREAKNLIMVTYEKNSSDSSISGNDESFQEVQERMERSTCNGDDIVNVMLSMPSNPHILQSFNRVAPAIATAVEDYKRGLHLFIWRCRCCTSPGVREPSVEVCNIENEKAESVDEPNIIQSPGSPEMLKKILKMVCFKLLKNPNSYASILGLSWALASCRWGIKKPQILENSVTILSDTGLGMAMFSLGLFMASQPKLIACGNRLAVYGMVARFVAGPAVMAISSIAVGLKGTILQVSIVQASLPQGIVPFVFAREYNLHPDVLSTAVIFGMIISLPITMLYYILLGL; this comes from the exons ATGATCAACTTTGGTGACTTGTACAGTGTTCTTACAGCCGTAGTACCTCTATACGTCACCATGTTTTTGGCTTATGCGTCTGTAAAATGGAATATTTTCTCACCACAGCAATGTGGGGGAATCAATAGATTTGTAGCCATCTTTGCCGTCCCTCTATTGTCTTTTGAGTTCATTTCAAGAATCAATCCTTACAAAATGAACCTAAAATTCATAGCAGCCGACTGTGTTTCAAAGATTTTGACGCTAATAGTATTGTTTCTTTGGACAAACTTGTCTAAAAAAGGAACCTTAGATTGGGCTATCACCATATTTTCACTTTCGACACTCCCAAACACACTTGTTATGGGAATCCCACTTTTGAAATCCATGTATGGTGATGATAAAGAATCAATCATGGTACAAGCGATTGTGTTGCAGTGTATAATATGGTACACATTGCTTTTGTTCTTGTTTGAGTATAGAGAAGCTAAGAATTTGATAATGGttacatatgaaaaaaatagtAGTGATAGTAGTATTAGTGGGAATGATGAAAGTTTTCAGGAAGTTCAAGAAAGGATGGAGAGGAGTACCTGTAATGGAGATGATATCGTTAATGTGATGCTTTCCATGCCTTCTAATCCACACATACTTCAGAGTTTCAATAGGGTAGCACCTGCAATTGCAACTGCAGTTGAAGATTATAAAAGAGGGTTACATCTGTTCATTTGGAGATGCAGATGTTGCACTTCTCCAG GTGTACGTGAGCCGTCAGTAGAAGTATGCAACATAGAGAATGAGAAAGCGGAGAGCGTTGATGAACCGAACATAATACAGTCTCCAGGATCACCAGAGATGTTaaagaaaatcttgaaaatggTATGCTTTAAGTTATTGAAAAACCCGAATTCATATGCAAGCATACTTGGTCTGAGCTGGGCTCTGGCTTCTTGCAG ATGGGGAATAAAGAAACCACAGATTCTCGAAAATTCAGTTACCATTCTCTCAGATACAGGCCTAGGAATGGCTATGTTTAGTCTAG GTCTGTTCATGGCTTCACAACCAAAGCTTATAGCCTGTGGGAACAGATTAGCAGTGTATGGAATGGTTGCCAGGTTTGTAGCTGGACCGGCTGTGATGGCAATTTCTTCTATAGCTGTAGGTCTAAAAGGCACCATTCTACAAGTTTCTATTGTACAAGCTTCATTACCACAAGGTATTGTGCCTTTTGTGTTCGCCCGAGAGTACAATCTGCATCCAGATGTTTTGAGCACTGC GGTGATATTTGGAATGATTATCTCTTTACCTATCACAATGCTGTATTACATATTACTAGGACTCTAA
- the LOC122583936 gene encoding CRIB domain-containing protein RIC4-like, translating into MNDIMSRIYVLPFNIGCLSKSTTRRRNTKIEPSQVATRVDLEGDKKRSSSPMVKIKKSWHSVAPSRSYMSKAMDRVIRVTCKGFNNIFAYKDMEDVKVERKREMEIGFPTDVKHVTHIGYDGSTTTNPENSWDHFQPSETLSSPSVSLKQLELAFAGQRERQDP; encoded by the exons ATGAATGACATAATGTCAAGAATTTATGTTCTTCCTTTTAATATAGGATGTTTGAGTAAGTCAACAACAAGAAGAAGGAACACAAAGATTGAACCAAGCCAAGTTGCAACAAGAGTGGATTTGGAGGGAGATAAAAAGAGGTCATCATCACCAATGGTGAAAATCAAGAAGTCTTGGCATTCTGTTGCTCCAAGTAGATCTTACATGTCTAAGGCCATGGACAGAGTTATCAGAGTTACATGCAAAggttttaataatatatttg CTTACAAAGATATGGAAGACGTTAAAGTTGAGAGGAAGAGGGAAATGGAAATCGGATTCCCAACCGACGTCAAGCATGTAACGCACATAGGCTATGATGGATCAACGACTACAAACCCCGAAAATAGTTGGGATCATTTTCAACCATCGGAGACACTCTCTTCCCCTTCGGTTTCTTTAAAACAACTTGAGCTTGCGTTTGCCGGGCAGCGTGAGAGGCAGGACCCCTAA